DNA sequence from the Acidobacteriota bacterium genome:
CTGGCGCCGGACGAGGCGGCGGGTAAGGACGCCGTTCCGGAGGACGTATTCGAGGACATAGAGCGCCTGGCGGAAGAGTGCCGTTTTCGGGACTGCGCCCATCAGGGGGAGCCGGGCTGCGCCGTGGCCGCTGCCCTCGCCAGCGAAGAACTTGACCACGATCGTCTGCGTAGTTACGAAAAGCTGCAACGCGAGGCGACCTTCCAGCGATTGCGCGAGGAGGGCCGCGGTGCGCTGGCCGAAAAACAGAAGTGGCTGGCCCACCGCATCAAGGAGGCGAAAGCGACCAAGGGGAATCGCCACAAACGATAGGTGGAATGCCAGGTTTCGAGCCCATCCAGACCGTTCTCCGGCGCTGGCATAGAGGAAGGTCCCGGGCCGAATCGTACAATGGCGGAGGGCATGTATTCCTCACGACAAGTCATGTCCCATGGACAACGGAAGCGAACAGGAGAAGCGATGAACCATCTGAAGGCTGGAATTCACAAGGCGCTGATCGTGCTGGCCCTTGCCGCGCTCGCCGTCAGCGTGCCGGTGCTGGCGGACCATCACGCCGGCGCGAGCGAAGTCGAGCGGATCGAGAAGGGCAATCTGGTGATCGAGGGAATTCCGGAGATTCCGGAAGAACTGACGGATCGTCTGCGGCGCTACCAGAACACCCGTTCCGCGGGCCTCCAGGGCTGGCATCCGGACGGCAAGGGGATCTTGGTCTCCACCCGTTTCGGCGAGACCAGCCAGATCCACTGGGTCCGGGAGCCCGGAGGGGCACGGCGCCAACTCACATTCTTCGACGAGCCGGTGGGCGGCGCCTCCCTGAGTTCCGACGCCGAAGTCAACGGCTTCCTGTTCCAGAAGGACGTCGGTGGTTCGGAGTTCTTCCAGCTCTTCTTCTTCGATCTGGCGACCGGCGACTACCGCATGCTGTCCGACGGCAAGTCGCGCAATGGCGGTGCGGTGTGGTCCGACGATGGCCAGCGCTACGCCTACTTCACCACCCGCCGCAACGGCACCGACTGGGACATCTATCTCGGAGACATCACCGACGGCACGTCGCAGGCGGTGCTCGAAGAGGGCAAGACCTGGGCTCCGATTGAGTTCTCGCCGAATGGCGACAAGCTCCTGGTGATCCGCTTGGTCTCCGCCAACGAGTCCTACCCCCACATGCTGGACCTCGCCTCGGGCAAGCTGACGGAGCTGAATCCGAGCGATGAGAGGGTGGCCTACGGCGGTGCGACCTTCTCGAAGGACGGCAAGGGCATCTACTTCTCGACGGACCTCGACGCTGAGTTCGAACAGCTCCGCTATTACGACATTGAAAGCGGCGAGAGCAAGGTACTGACCGGCGATATTCCGTGGGATGTCGGCAGCATCAACCTGTCCGCCGACGGTGAGCTTTTGGCCTTCACCGTCAACGAGGGCGGCATTTCGCGCCTGCACGTTCGCAGGACGGAAGATTTCTCGCCGGTCGAGATTCCCGCCCTGCCGACCGGCCAGGTGGTCGGTCTGGAGTTCAACCCCGCGGGCGATAAGCTGGGCTTCATCGTCAGTTCGCCGCAGACGCCCGGCGACGTCTACTCGATTGACTTCGAGAACAACGCTCTGGAGCGCTGGACCTACTCGGAAGTCGGCGGGCTCGACACTGAGACCTTCACCAGCCCGGAGCTGGTCGAATTCCCGACCTTTGACGAGGTGGGCGGCGAGCCGCGCATGATCCCCGCTTTCTACTACCGGCCGAAGGGCCCCGGCCCGCATCCGGTGCTGATCCAAATCCACGGCGGTCCGGAGGGCCAGGCGCGGCCCTTCTTCAACTCCTCCGTGCCGTTCCTGATGGAGGAGTTGGGCATCGCCGTGGTGGTGCCCAACGTGCGCGGCTCCTCGGGTTACGGCAAGAGCTATCTGCTGCTCGACAACGGCTTCAAGCGCGAGGACTCCGTCAAGGACATCGGCGCTCTGCTCGACTGGATCGAGGCACAGCCGGAACTCGACGCTTCACGCATGGCGGTGATGGGCGGCAGCTACGGCGGCTATATGGTGCTTGCCTCGATGGTGCACTACAACGACCGGCTGCGCGCTGGCATCGACATCGTCGGCATCAGCAACTTCGTCACCTTCCTGAAGAACACCCAGGACTACCGGCGGGACCTGCGCCGGGTCGAGTACGGCGACGAGCGCGACCAGGAGATGCACGACTTCCTGCAGAAGATCTCGCCCAACAACCAGGCGGACAAAATCACCAAGCCGATGTTCATCGTGCAGGGCTTGAATGATCCCCGCGTACCGGTGACCGAGAGTGAGCAGATGGTGGAGGAGATCCGCAAGAACGGTGGCGACGTCTGGTACCTGCTGGCGAAGGACGAAGGCCACGGCTTCCGCAAGAAGGGCAACCGCGACTACTACGCCAGCGCGACGGTGCTGTTCCTGCAGCAGCACCTCCTCGGCGAAGGCGGCGAGGAATCGGGTGCGATGGACAAAGCCGCCCGCTAGCCACCACCCCGACGGGCGGAGCGATTCCGGCTCCGTCCGTTCCTTCTCGAGATGACCGCCACTCTCACCCAGCGCCAAGCCCGTCGCCTGGCGCTGCTGAGAGCCGGTCTGATCAAGCCCTCATGGAGCGGCATGCCCGCCCGCGGCGCCCGCTACGGTCGGGCCGCGGCGCTGAAAGTGATCCGGCGATTCGGCTATCTACAGCTCGATACGGTTTCGATCGCCGGCGCCCGCAGTCATGTGCTGGTGCTGCTCTCGCGGCTCACCGGCTTCGATCCGGCGCTCGGAGAGCGGCTGCTCGAACCCGGCGAGCCGCTGTTCGAGTACTGGGGTCACGAGGCGAGCTGGCTGCCGCTGGAGCTGTACCCGGCCTTCGAGTTTCGCCGTCGCGAGTGTGCGAGGCATCCCTGGTGGGGAGACTTGATCGGCAAGCACCAGGACGTCGCCGACGGGCTGATCGCGCGTATTGCCGCGGAAGGCCCCCTGCGCTCGGCGGATTTCGAGGAGGGCGGCCGGCGCAAGGGCGATCGTGCCGGCTGGTGGAACCTCAAGGTCGCCGCCAAGGTGGCTACGGCGCTGTGGTCCTGCGGCCGCCTGGCGATCCGTCGCCGGAGCGCTTTTCAGCGCCACTACGATCTCGCCGAGCGGGTCATTCCCGAGGAGCTGCGAGGCCGGCCGCTGGGCCGGGAGGACGCTCTGCCGATCTTGTTGGAACGTGCCCTTGCCGGCCACGGTTGGGCTACCACCGGCACCTTGGCCGCGACCTGGCGGCTCAAGAGTCTTCGGCCCGCCATCGATTCGGCCCTGCGTCGGTTGACGGACGAGGGGCGGATCCTTCCCTGCCGATTGCTGGTGGGGCGGAGCAAGGCAGACGCCATCGGTTGGGTCCGGCCGCAGGATCTGGAGTTCGCCGATCGGTTGGGTGACCTCCGTCCGAGGCGCGGCCGTGGTGTCTTGCTGTCGCCCTTCGATCCGGTGTTGTGGGATCGCGGGCGGGTGCAGACGCTGTTCGGTTTCGAGCAGCTCTTGGAGATCTTCAAACCGGCGCCGCAACGGCGCTGGGGATACTTCTGCCTGCCCGTTCTGGCCGGTGACTCGTTGATCGGGCGGGTGGATCTCAAGGCCGAGAACGCCGCCGGGCGGCTGCGGGTGCTCTCACGGCATTTCGAGCGATCGAAGCCGACGGCCGCGGACCGTTCGGCCATGGACTCCGCTCTAGAACGACACGGTGAGGCTCTGTCGCTGGCCGTGGCCGATGACTGAACCCACCTGCTAACCTCCGGCCCATGAACGCCAAGATCCGCCCCTTCGCCCTCTCCGTTGCCCTCCTCCTGTTCGCCGCCATCGCTTGCGCCGAGTCGCCGGCCAGGACACCGGCGGCCCAGCGGGACCTGGGCGATATCGAGTTTCCCACCTCCGGCGAGCCGGCCGCTCAGAGCCACTTCGAGCGCGGCATGCTGTGGCTCCACAGCTTCGAGTACGAGGATGCCCGGAGCGAGTTCCGGAAGGCCCTGGAGGTCGACCCGGACTACGTCATGGCGGTGTGGGGCGAGGCGCTGACCTTTCATCATCCGATCTGGGTGCGGCAGGACGTGGAGCGCGGCCGCCGTGCCCTCGAACGGCTCGGACAAGGCCGCGAGGCGCGCCTTTCGAAGGCCCCGACGGTGCGGGAGCGCGGCTACCTGGAAGCGGTCGAGGCACTTTTCGGGGAGGGTACCAAGGAAGAGCGCGATGCGGCCTACGCGGCGGCCATGGGGAGTCTCGTCGAGCGCTATCCGGAGGACCAGGAGGCGGCCAGCCTGTATGCCCTAGCGATCCTCGGCACGGCCCAGGGCGACCGCGACTTTGCAACCTACATGCGCGCCGCTGCCATTGCCGAAGAGGTCTATCGGCGAAATCCCCGTCATCCCGGTGCCCTGCACTACTTGATTCACTCCTACGACGATCCCATCCATGGTCCCCTCGGCTTGCGGGCGGCCCGGGTGTATGCCGACGTCGCGCCTTCCGCGCCGCACGCTCTGCATATGCCGTCGCACATCTTCTTTGCCTTGGGGATGTGGGACGAATCGGCGGCCTCGAACGTCGACTCCTTCGACGCTGCGGCGGCCCGCGGCCGGCGCAACGACCACGCTCTGTACTGGTTGCACTACACCCTTTTGCAGCAGGGTCGCTGGAATTCCGCCCGCGAGCGGCTGGAGTTCTTGGTCGCGGAACTGAAGGACAAGGACGATCCCCGGGGCTGGCGGCATCTCGCGTACTTGCGGGCGAGCCACGGCGTCGAAACCGGCCAGTGGCCGTCGACTCCAGGCGATGTGGAGGGCAAGGTCGATTCCTCGCTGGTGCGGGCGGCGGATCTCTACGCCGCCGGCACCATGGGCTGGTCCAAGGGCAACCTGCCGGCGGCCGAGGCGGCCCTCGCCAGGCTCAAGGAAGTCGCAGGAGACCTCTCCGAGGGGGACGAAGCGGCCTTTCTGGCGGGCCAGCTCGAAGGGCGATTGCTGCTCTACAAGGGACAGTCCGACGAGGGCATCGAGCTGCTGCGCCGGGTGGCCGACGCGGAAGACAACCGCAGCTACGAGATCGGCCCGCCGATGCCTCCCAAGCCCACCCGCGAGGTGCTCGGTGAAGGCCTGCTCAACCTCGGACGACCGGCCGAGGCGCGCCAGGAGTTCGAGGCGGTGCTGGAGCGCTTTCCGGGACGGGCTTGGACCCTACGGTCGCTGATTCGGGCCCTGTGCAAGGTGGAAGACTTTCCGGCGGCCCATCGGGCGATGGGTCAACTCGAAGGCTACCGCCGGAATGCCGAGCCAGGATCCGAGGCCATTCCCACCTGTGACCATTAGATCCGCTACGCCTCGGCGGCGGCGGCGACCGGGTCCAGCCAGCCCCAGCGGTCTTCCGTCGTGCCGTCGAAGATTCCGCGGAACATCTCCTGCAATTTGCGGGTGATCGGCCCCGGCCGGCCGTCGCCGATGTCGAGGCCGTCGACGGTGCGCACCGGCACGATCTCGGCGGCGGTGCCGGTCAAGAACATCTCGTCAGCGCCGTAGACCCGCTCGCGGATCAAGTTCTCTTCGCGCACCGGAATACCGATCTCGGCGGCCAGGCGGAAGACCGTGGCGCGGGTGATGCCAGAGAGCACCGAGGCGGCCAGAGGCGGGGTCACCAGCTCGCCGCCGATCACCAGAAACAGATTCTCGCCTGCCCCTTCGCTGACGAAGCCCGCGGTATTCAGAGCAATACCCTCGGTGTAGCCGTGACGCTGCGCTTCCTGCGACACCAGGCGGGAACTCAAGTAGTGGCCGCCGGCCTTCGCCATCAGCGGGGTGGCGTTGCTCGGCGGGCGCTGCCAGGAAGAGAACCCCACGTCGATGCCGTGGGCGTGGGACTCTTCGCCCAGGTAGGCGCCCCAAGGGAAGGCCGCAATGGCCAGTTCCACCTCGCAACCCCGGCCGGTCAGGCCGATGCCGCCGGCGCCCAGGTAGGCGATCGGTCGCACATAGGCTGCGCCCAGGTCGTTGGCGGTCACCACATCGCGACAGGCGTCGAACACCTCGTCGAAGCTCCAGGGAATGTCCAGGCGGTAGATCCGGGCCGAGGCGAACAGCCGCAGAAGGTGGTCGCGCAGGCGAAAGATGCAGGTTCCCTGGTGCGTCTCGTAGGCTCGGATGCCCTCGAAGACCGAGGTGCCGTAATGCAGGCCGTGGGTCATGATGTGGCAGGTCGCGTTCTCCCAGGGGACCAGGGAGCCGTTGTGCCAGATCGCTTCGGCGCGTTTGTTCATCGGGGTTTGCGCTCCTATTCCAACATTCCTCTCGACCTACGAGGGGAGTGATTCCAGCGGATTCCGGCCTACCAGTATGGCGGACCGGCTCGAAAGGCTCAAGGTGAGCCGCTGGGTCAGTTTCGCGACGACGTCCGTAAACGCCAGACAATCCAGGCACTTACGACGAGGTCGAAACTCAGGCAGGCGACGGCATACCGGGCCGGCGCAAGGGAGCGCCCTGGACCGACGAAATGAAGACCCAGGTCCCACACCGTATGAAGGCCCCAGCCGGCGGCGAGCCAATAGCCGGAGCGCCGAATTCCCAGCAGGGCAAACAGGCTGAACAGCAAGACCCCGGCCAGCTCGATCGCCAACCACCCGCTACCCGCCTCGGAGATGCCCCCGAAGAACACGTAGATCCAGGCGGCGATCATCAGGCCGACGGCGAGGATTCCGCGGCTGCCCTGCCGGCGAAGGGTGGCCAGACGCAGGAAGAGCGCCGCCAGAGCGGCACCGACCACCAGCCAGAAGAGGATCTGCAGATGAGACAGCGTCGCCGACTCCATCGGGTCAGGAAGGCTTCGCCACGGTGAACTCGAAGTCGAAAACATGGCGCTCGGCGTGCCCGGTGGAGAAGGTCCCTTCGCCCTGCAGGCCGGCCAATGCTCCGGTCCCGGATCCCGGCACCACGGTGCAGATGGCGCTGGCGATGCCCTTGGCGTAGCTGCCGGCGTGGTGCAGCACGAAAGAGCCCTCCCTGCCTCCGACCTGGCCCGTCACCAGCTCCTGGCCGACGAAACTCGCCGAGCCGTCCGGCCGGTAGGTCATCAGGTAGTCGAGGGTGCCCTCACCTTCGATCACCCCCGAGAATCCCTTGGAGATCTGCGCCCGGGTCAATTTCCGCCCATCGTCGCCTTCGGAATAGGCGATTTCGTTCCAGGAACGGATCTCGAAGGTGGTGCTGGGATTTTCGGTCAAGGGGGCTCCTTTCGCAGTGGGGGAAGTGCTGACCCTTGCAGCCTACCAGGCTGACAGTTCTCGCTTGGGCACGGTGGACCTCACTTATCGTGTTACGATATGTTGATCGATCGGTGCAACGTAGGAGGGTGTATGGCTCAGACCACCGTTTCCCCCAAGTTTCAAGTCGTCATTCCCAAGGAAGTTCGGCAACAGGTCCCTATTTTCAAGGGTCAGCGCTTGGGCGTGATCGTCAAGAACGGTCTCATCACCTTGGTTCCGGATCGGCCCATCGCTGAAATGAGAGGGTTTCTTCGCGGGATACCGACGGAAGGAGTTCGGGAGAAGAAGGATCGAATGTGAATCTGGTCGATTCTTCTGGCTGGCTTGAGTTCTTCTCCGATGGTCCTCTTGCCGATCACTATGCCGAGTACCTAGCAGACCCCTCGAAAGTCCTGACTCCGACGGTAGTGCTGTATGAGGTCTACAAGTGGATCAAGCGTTCACGGTCGGAAGAAGAGGCTCTGATCGTCGCCGCGCGTCTTACGGGAACCATGGTGGTTTCGCTCCAGCCTACGGTGGCTCTGGAGGCCGGTGACCTGAGCCTGGAGCACGGATTGGCGATGGCCGACGCTCTGATCTACGCGACCGCCCTGCACCATCAAGCTTCGGTCATCACCAGCGATGCTGACTTCGAGCACCTGCCAGGGGTCGTCTACTTAGCTAAATCGTAGAAAGATTCTGCGGCAGCGAACGAGGGCTTCTCGGCACTGGAGCCGGTGCGTCATTGCGCATGCGGTCATCACCTGGTACGATGCTTCCGGTCCTATTCAATAATCAGCGGAACTGCTGTTGTGTTGGAGTGCTGATGAGGGAATCCGCCTGATTTGGCGGGGTTCTGGATGGAACGGTGTCACGCGCCGCTTGCCGAGAGTGTGCTTCTTGATGCGTGCTTCACTATTTTCTTGTAGGGGGTTGAGTCTGCCGGCGGGATGGCCGCTCACTCCTTTGCGCGACCTTGTAGGGAACTTCCCGTGGCCTGGTTGGCCGGTTCCCGCTCATTTCCTTGGAGGCAACTGAATGCACCGACCGAGTTTTCCGCTAAAGACCCTTAGTGTGGTGGCGGCTCTGGCCGCGCTATTGTTCACCGGCGGGCTTTGGGCCGTCGGCCCGGACGCCGGTGAAGGCCACAGCCTGCGCGACTTCGATGCGCGGGTGCGCTACAACCAAACCTTCAAAGTCGACCCCACGGCGGGCCAGCAGCAGAGAATCGCGGCGATGAGCGCCGCGGTGCCGGAGATGGCCGTCACCTTCGAGGAGACCACGGGCGCCACCCGCACGGTCTACAACCAGACCGGTTATCTAACCGGTCCTCGCAGCGGTGAGCCGCTGGCGATCGCCAAGGACTATCTCCAGACTCAGCTCGGACTCCTCGGGCTCGACGGGAGCGATTTCGCCGGCCACGAGCTGACGGATCTGGTGCCCAGCCGGGTGACTGGTGCCAGTCACGTCTACCTGCGCCAGGTCCATCAGGGCATTCCGGTCTACAACGGCCAGCTCCACGTCAACGTCAACCGCGAAGGGCGAATTCTCGGCGTCAACAACTCCTTCTTGCCGAAGCTGGCCTTGGCCGTCAACCGGGCACAGCCCGGCCTGCGGGCCGTCGAGGCCGTCCGCATCGCCGCCGAGCACCTGGGGCTGCCGGTGGACATTCGCGCGCTGACCCGCCCGAACGGAGTGCGTCAGACCACTCGCCTGCGGGCCCGGGGTGTGTCCTTGGACGAGGTTGAGGCAAGCCTGATGTGGTTGCCGGTCCGACGCGGTGAGGCGCGGCTGGTGTGGAACTTCAACGTGCGCACGCCGGACGGCATACACCACTATGACTTCAATATCGATGCGCACGACGGCAGGGTGTGGACCCGCTTCGACTGGACCCGCAGCGACAGTTACCGGGTCTACCCGATTCCGGCCGAGTCGCCGAGCCACGTTTCGCCGGTGCCGCCGGCCGACGGCCGCACCCTGGTATCGGATCCGGCGTCCACCGCTGCATCGCCCCTCGGCTGGCACGATACCGGGACCACCAGCTACACGATCATGCGCGGCAACAACGCCCACGCCTTCCCGGACACCGACGGCAACGGCGCACCTCCCGCTTCGGAGACGAGCTGCGGGGCGTCGCTGGATTGCGACTTCTCGATCAACCTCAATCAAGCGCCGAGCCAGTACCAGCCGGCGGCGACGGCAAATGCCTTCTACTGGAACAACATCCTGCACGACATCCAGTACCTCTACGGTTTCGACGAGGCGGCCGGTAACTTCCAGCAGAACAACTTCGGCAACGGCGGCGCCGGTGGCGACTACGTCAATGTGTCGGTGCAGTCGGGCAACTTCCGGTGCCCGAACAACGCGTTCTTCTCGACTCCGCCGGATGGCGGCAACGGCGCCATGCTGATGTGCCTCTGGACCTCGCCGAACCCGGACCGGGACGGCGATCTCGACAACGGCATCATGGCCCACGAGTTCGGCCACGGCGTGTCGATCCGTCAGGTCGGTGGTCCGTCCAATTCGAGCTGCTTGAACAACAACCAGCAGGCCGGTGAGGGCTGGAGCGACCTGATGTCGTTGATGTACACCCACGAAGTGGGCGATCAGGGCACGGACCCGCGCGGTATCGGCACCTACGCCCTCAATCAACCGACGTCCGGCGCCGGCATTCGCACCCAGCGCTACTCCACCAATCCCGCGGTCAACAACCACACCTACGAGTCGATCCAGGGGATGGCGATCCCGCACGGCGTCGGCGAGGTGTGGGCGCAGGCGTACTGGGAGGTGTATTGGGCGCTGGTGGATCAGTACGGCTTCGATCCGGACCTCTACGACGCCTCCGGCGGCTCCGGCAACCAGCGGGCGATGTTCTACTTCAACGAGGGACTGAAGAACACCGCCTGCTCGCCGACCTTCGTCGACAATCGAGACGGCATCATCCAGGCGGCGACGGACAATTTCGGCGGCGCCGATGTTTGCCTGATCTGGGAGACCTTCGCGGCCTTCGGCCTAGGCGAGGATGCCGTCTCCGGCGGCTCCGGCTCGACCAACCCGACCAACGGCTTCGCGGTGCCGGCTTCCTGCGCCTGTCAGCCTTCGGCGGTGGCCGATGCCGGCCCGGACCAGTCCATCTGCCTGGGCGACTCGGCGACGGTCGGCACTCCGGCCCTTGCCGGACACAGCTATAGCTGGGCGCCGGGCGGTCAGTCGACGGCTCAGATCTCCGTCAGCCCGTCGACTTCGACCACCTACACGGTGACGGCGACGACCACCTGTGGTTCCGCTCAGGATTCCGCCACGGTGACCGTCGACAGCGGCACCGGCGGTGGCCTGAACGACGATTTCGAAGGCAGCGTCGCTGGCTGGACCACCTCCGGCCTGTGGCACGTGGCGACCAATTCGACCTGCGCCAGCCCGCAGAACGGCTACACCTCGCCGGTCAACGCCTTCTACTATGGCCAGGATTCGACCTGCAACTACGACTCCGGCGCCGCCAACAGCGGCTCCTTGACCTCGCCGGTGATCACCGGGATCACCGCGTCGTCGACCCTGACCTTCCAGTATCTCCGTCAGGTGGAGAGCTTCAGCGGAGCCTTTGATTCGACGGTGGTCGAGATTGTCACCGGCAGTGGGGCGACGACGGTGTTCGCCCTCGATTCGTCGGACGCATCGACCTCCGTGTGGGAGTCGAGCGGTGCGATCTCGCTGAGTGCCTTCGCCGGTCAGAGCATTCAGGTGCGTTTCACCTTCGATACCAGCGATAACGTCGACAACGATCAGATCGGCTGGTTCGTCGACGATGTGGTGGTGACCGGGGATTCGCCGTGCACGCCGTCGAACACCCCGCCGACGGTGACCATCTCTTCGCCGGCGGATCCGACCACCGTGACGCAAGGCGCTTCGGTGACCTTCACCGGCACCGCGACGGACGCCGAGGACGGTACCCTCACGGGTTCGCTGTCCTGGAGCTCGAACCTGGACGGCGCCATTGGTTCCGGCGGTTCGTTCTCGACCTCGTCGCTCTCCATCGGCACCCACACGGTGACCGCTTCGGTGACCGACAGCGGCAGCCTCTCGGGTTCCGACACGGTGACCGTCACGGTCAACGCGCCGACCAACGACGTGCCGAACGTCAACATTTCGTCGCCGGCGGATCCGACGACGGTGACCGAGGGCACTTCGGTGACCTTCACCGGCACGGCGACGGACACCGAGGACGGCACCTTGACGGGTTCGTTGTCCTGGAGTTCGAACCTGGACGGCGTGATCGGTGCCGGTGGTTCGTTCTCGACCTCGTCGCTGTCCGTGGGTGCTCACACGGTGACCGCCTCGGTCACCGACAGTGGCGGTGCCACCGGCTCCGACACGGTCAGCGTGACGGTCAATGCGGACACCCCGGGTTGCTCCGACTGCATCGACTGGAGCGTCACCGGCACGGTGTCGTACTCGACGCAGGACGCCAGCGCCGACGTGACGGTGGAGGACGGCGGAGATACCTTGCTGCTGGAGCAGAACACCTGGCGGCGGACGACGGATACCTTCACCGTCACCTCCAACACGGTGCTGGAGTTCGACTTCTCGTCCACCGACGAGGGTGAGATCCACGGCATCGGCTTCGACGAGGACGACACCATCAGCAACGCTGTCCGGGTGTTCCAGGTGCACGGCACCCAGAACTGGGGGAGCGCCAACCACGACTTCGATAATTACGTCGCGGGCAGTGGTTTCGTCACCTATTCGATTCCGGTGGGGCAGTACTACACCGGCAGCGGGTTGCGTTTGGTGCTGGTCAACGACAAGGATGCCGGAGCGCTGACCAACGACAGCCGGTTCCGCAACGTGCGGATCTACGAGGACGTGCCGGTGGGTTGCGCCGTCAACGATGATTTCGAGGGTGGCGCTGCCGCCTGGATCAATGGCGCTGCGGCGACCTGTACCACCGGTGACTTCGTGGTGGGTACGCCGACCCAGCAGACCAACGGCGGGGTGACCACCCAGGTCGGCGGTGACCACACCACCGGGTCCGGCAACGCCATCTTCACGGCGACCAACACCAGCGCCGGCAATGCCGACGTGGATGGCGGCACCTGCATCCTCGAGTCGCCGGTGTTCTCGGTGGCCGAGGCGTCGGTGTTGCGCGTTTGGTACTTCCACGGTCAGCGCGATGCCGGGGACGACGCGG
Encoded proteins:
- a CDS encoding S9 family peptidase, producing the protein MNHLKAGIHKALIVLALAALAVSVPVLADHHAGASEVERIEKGNLVIEGIPEIPEELTDRLRRYQNTRSAGLQGWHPDGKGILVSTRFGETSQIHWVREPGGARRQLTFFDEPVGGASLSSDAEVNGFLFQKDVGGSEFFQLFFFDLATGDYRMLSDGKSRNGGAVWSDDGQRYAYFTTRRNGTDWDIYLGDITDGTSQAVLEEGKTWAPIEFSPNGDKLLVIRLVSANESYPHMLDLASGKLTELNPSDERVAYGGATFSKDGKGIYFSTDLDAEFEQLRYYDIESGESKVLTGDIPWDVGSINLSADGELLAFTVNEGGISRLHVRRTEDFSPVEIPALPTGQVVGLEFNPAGDKLGFIVSSPQTPGDVYSIDFENNALERWTYSEVGGLDTETFTSPELVEFPTFDEVGGEPRMIPAFYYRPKGPGPHPVLIQIHGGPEGQARPFFNSSVPFLMEELGIAVVVPNVRGSSGYGKSYLLLDNGFKREDSVKDIGALLDWIEAQPELDASRMAVMGGSYGGYMVLASMVHYNDRLRAGIDIVGISNFVTFLKNTQDYRRDLRRVEYGDERDQEMHDFLQKISPNNQADKITKPMFIVQGLNDPRVPVTESEQMVEEIRKNGGDVWYLLAKDEGHGFRKKGNRDYYASATVLFLQQHLLGEGGEESGAMDKAAR
- a CDS encoding crosslink repair DNA glycosylase YcaQ family protein, which produces MTATLTQRQARRLALLRAGLIKPSWSGMPARGARYGRAAALKVIRRFGYLQLDTVSIAGARSHVLVLLSRLTGFDPALGERLLEPGEPLFEYWGHEASWLPLELYPAFEFRRRECARHPWWGDLIGKHQDVADGLIARIAAEGPLRSADFEEGGRRKGDRAGWWNLKVAAKVATALWSCGRLAIRRRSAFQRHYDLAERVIPEELRGRPLGREDALPILLERALAGHGWATTGTLAATWRLKSLRPAIDSALRRLTDEGRILPCRLLVGRSKADAIGWVRPQDLEFADRLGDLRPRRGRGVLLSPFDPVLWDRGRVQTLFGFEQLLEIFKPAPQRRWGYFCLPVLAGDSLIGRVDLKAENAAGRLRVLSRHFERSKPTAADRSAMDSALERHGEALSLAVADD
- a CDS encoding tetratricopeptide repeat protein, which gives rise to MNAKIRPFALSVALLLFAAIACAESPARTPAAQRDLGDIEFPTSGEPAAQSHFERGMLWLHSFEYEDARSEFRKALEVDPDYVMAVWGEALTFHHPIWVRQDVERGRRALERLGQGREARLSKAPTVRERGYLEAVEALFGEGTKEERDAAYAAAMGSLVERYPEDQEAASLYALAILGTAQGDRDFATYMRAAAIAEEVYRRNPRHPGALHYLIHSYDDPIHGPLGLRAARVYADVAPSAPHALHMPSHIFFALGMWDESAASNVDSFDAAAARGRRNDHALYWLHYTLLQQGRWNSARERLEFLVAELKDKDDPRGWRHLAYLRASHGVETGQWPSTPGDVEGKVDSSLVRAADLYAAGTMGWSKGNLPAAEAALARLKEVAGDLSEGDEAAFLAGQLEGRLLLYKGQSDEGIELLRRVADAEDNRSYEIGPPMPPKPTREVLGEGLLNLGRPAEARQEFEAVLERFPGRAWTLRSLIRALCKVEDFPAAHRAMGQLEGYRRNAEPGSEAIPTCDH
- a CDS encoding branched-chain amino acid transaminase, with amino-acid sequence MNKRAEAIWHNGSLVPWENATCHIMTHGLHYGTSVFEGIRAYETHQGTCIFRLRDHLLRLFASARIYRLDIPWSFDEVFDACRDVVTANDLGAAYVRPIAYLGAGGIGLTGRGCEVELAIAAFPWGAYLGEESHAHGIDVGFSSWQRPPSNATPLMAKAGGHYLSSRLVSQEAQRHGYTEGIALNTAGFVSEGAGENLFLVIGGELVTPPLAASVLSGITRATVFRLAAEIGIPVREENLIRERVYGADEMFLTGTAAEIVPVRTVDGLDIGDGRPGPITRKLQEMFRGIFDGTTEDRWGWLDPVAAAAEA
- a CDS encoding DUF6010 family protein, which produces MESATLSHLQILFWLVVGAALAALFLRLATLRRQGSRGILAVGLMIAAWIYVFFGGISEAGSGWLAIELAGVLLFSLFALLGIRRSGYWLAAGWGLHTVWDLGLHFVGPGRSLAPARYAVACLSFDLVVSAWIVWRLRTSSRN
- a CDS encoding DUF3224 domain-containing protein, whose product is MTENPSTTFEIRSWNEIAYSEGDDGRKLTRAQISKGFSGVIEGEGTLDYLMTYRPDGSASFVGQELVTGQVGGREGSFVLHHAGSYAKGIASAICTVVPGSGTGALAGLQGEGTFSTGHAERHVFDFEFTVAKPS
- a CDS encoding AbrB/MazE/SpoVT family DNA-binding domain-containing protein; the protein is MAQTTVSPKFQVVIPKEVRQQVPIFKGQRLGVIVKNGLITLVPDRPIAEMRGFLRGIPTEGVREKKDRM
- a CDS encoding type II toxin-antitoxin system VapC family toxin, encoding MNLVDSSGWLEFFSDGPLADHYAEYLADPSKVLTPTVVLYEVYKWIKRSRSEEEALIVAARLTGTMVVSLQPTVALEAGDLSLEHGLAMADALIYATALHHQASVITSDADFEHLPGVVYLAKS